A portion of the Pectobacterium brasiliense genome contains these proteins:
- a CDS encoding Hcp family type VI secretion system effector: protein MANSIFMKITGKIQGLISEGCLSIDSVGNKHISGHEDEIFVYATNYDLSRDRHVNHHPFSVTKVVDKSTPLLLTSIANNELMEVELRYYRTSASGTQENYMTITLRDASIVNLSNQNPNSLTHSDMQPFEILSLRYESITCQHNIAGTSGYSILTENMY, encoded by the coding sequence ATGGCTAATTCTATTTTCATGAAGATCACCGGAAAAATTCAGGGACTGATCTCTGAAGGGTGTTTAAGTATCGACTCTGTAGGAAATAAACATATATCTGGTCACGAAGATGAGATTTTTGTTTATGCCACAAATTACGACTTATCAAGAGATCGACACGTCAATCATCATCCCTTTTCTGTGACCAAAGTCGTTGATAAGTCTACACCGCTCTTGCTCACCAGCATTGCCAACAATGAGCTAATGGAAGTTGAATTGAGATATTACCGCACCTCCGCCAGCGGGACCCAAGAGAACTACATGACAATCACATTGAGAGATGCGTCTATTGTCAACCTCTCTAACCAAAACCCCAACTCATTGACGCATAGCGATATGCAGCCATTTGAAATCCTAAGTCTGCGTTATGAGAGTATTACCTGCCAACACAATATTGCAGGGACATCAGGGTACAGCATATTAACTGAAAATATGTACTGA
- a CDS encoding DUF2645 family protein — protein sequence MHYENINILLFALCFYLYSLLCALIILITSIRDYEGMVDGVEIRNLCEIPESDSDGSFEFIIIPLSIPFFFVKKSIARIITYLIVLIYYLWSFYLRFTLC from the coding sequence ATGCACTATGAAAACATAAATATATTACTCTTTGCTCTCTGTTTTTATCTCTATTCACTTCTCTGCGCTCTAATCATATTGATCACATCAATAAGGGATTACGAAGGGATGGTTGATGGGGTAGAAATAAGAAATCTCTGTGAAATACCTGAATCAGATTCCGACGGTTCCTTTGAGTTTATTATTATTCCCCTATCCATTCCTTTCTTTTTTGTAAAAAAGAGCATCGCCAGAATAATCACTTATCTTATTGTTTTAATTTATTATTTATGGAGTTTTTATCTCCGTTTTACTCTATGTTAA